In a single window of the Nocardiopsis composta genome:
- a CDS encoding TetR/AcrR family transcriptional regulator, with the protein MSEPDRRPAPSGGGAQTTDRRLLRGARARRTIARHAADVASVEGLTGLSIGRLATDLGLSKSGVATLFGSKERLQLAAADAAREAFIDAVVRPASAAPSGAARLRALTGHWISYAEAPLFPGGCFWAANLPEFDSRPGPVRDALLAHRREWLALLAGELRRAAERGEAAVPDAELAAFQIDAVLTAANTALRLGDGTAPDKARRTVEGLLASP; encoded by the coding sequence ATGAGCGAACCCGACCGCCGACCGGCCCCCTCCGGGGGCGGCGCGCAGACGACCGACCGCCGCCTGCTGCGCGGCGCCCGCGCCAGGCGGACCATCGCCCGGCACGCCGCCGACGTCGCCTCGGTGGAGGGGCTCACCGGCCTCAGCATCGGCCGCCTCGCCACCGACCTCGGGCTCAGCAAGAGCGGCGTGGCGACCCTGTTCGGCTCGAAGGAGCGGCTGCAGCTCGCCGCGGCGGACGCCGCCCGCGAGGCGTTCATCGACGCGGTGGTGCGCCCCGCCTCCGCGGCGCCGTCCGGCGCCGCCCGGCTGCGGGCGCTGACCGGGCACTGGATCTCCTACGCCGAGGCTCCGCTCTTCCCCGGCGGCTGCTTCTGGGCGGCCAACCTCCCCGAGTTCGACAGCCGGCCGGGTCCGGTCCGCGATGCGCTCCTCGCCCACCGCCGGGAGTGGCTCGCCCTGCTCGCCGGCGAACTGCGCCGCGCCGCCGAACGAGGCGAGGCCGCCGTCCCCGACGCCGAACTCGCCGCGTTCCAGATCGACGCGGTGCTCACCGCCGCCAACACCGCCCTGCGGCTGGGCGACGGCACCGCCCCGGACAAGGCCCGCCGCACCGTCGAGGGCCTCCTCGCCTCCCCCTGA
- a CDS encoding TetR family transcriptional regulator C-terminal domain-containing protein, which translates to MTSTGSRRRVRKAPEARRAEIVAAAAEVALAEGLERITLRRIGDRLGVRSGLIGHYFPAVEDLVAEAFGAAAGAELDRLLPVAGPDGGPAPVVRLARFSALAAGDAYDGMSRLWLNARHLSRYRPVLRERVLHQQERWRDRLTELIREGNRTGDFRAADPLAAAKRILVVLDGLGGYANLGDGEDPDEVTGMAAETAERELRLEPGTLTAGAAGRSGPAG; encoded by the coding sequence GTGACGTCGACGGGCAGCAGGAGACGGGTCCGGAAGGCGCCCGAAGCGCGCAGGGCCGAGATCGTCGCCGCGGCGGCGGAGGTCGCGCTGGCCGAAGGACTGGAGCGGATCACCCTGCGCCGGATCGGCGACCGGCTCGGCGTCCGCTCCGGCCTGATCGGGCACTACTTCCCCGCCGTCGAGGACCTGGTGGCCGAGGCGTTCGGCGCGGCGGCCGGCGCCGAGCTGGACCGCCTCCTCCCGGTGGCGGGACCCGACGGCGGGCCCGCCCCGGTGGTGCGCCTGGCCCGGTTCTCCGCGCTGGCCGCCGGCGACGCCTACGACGGGATGAGCCGGCTCTGGCTCAACGCCCGGCACCTGAGCCGGTACCGCCCGGTGCTCCGGGAGCGCGTCCTGCACCAGCAGGAGCGCTGGCGGGACCGGCTCACCGAGCTGATCCGGGAGGGGAACCGCACCGGCGACTTCCGGGCCGCCGACCCCCTCGCCGCCGCCAAGCGGATCCTCGTCGTCCTCGACGGCCTGGGCGGCTACGCCAACCTCGGCGACGGCGAGGACCCCGACGAGGTGACCGGGATGGCCGCCGAGACGGCCGAACGCGAACTCCGACTGGAACCCGGAACCCTCACCGCCGGCGCCGCCGGGCGGTCCGGGCCCGCCGGATGA
- a CDS encoding SGNH/GDSL hydrolase family protein — protein MTTSPPPRTEESDPFCLPAARAAELLAGAPWRRFAVIGDSLSAGTGDSRPGYTTLGWADRVADALRRARPGAAYLNTGRIGATTADTIAEQMRPVRAFEPDLLHLPSGANDLFRREPDFAAIGREMHRMFALAAETGAQLSVFTLGRAFDVPGFPDWADRVRRLNAIVRELAGAHGAVLVDMWDHPANSRPDLLSADRIHFAAPGQALLAAETVRALAGVLPPDAARRSSPAGGNG, from the coding sequence ATGACGACCTCGCCCCCGCCCCGCACCGAAGAGTCCGACCCCTTCTGCCTCCCCGCGGCGCGCGCCGCCGAACTGCTCGCCGGAGCCCCCTGGCGCCGGTTCGCCGTGATCGGCGACAGCCTCTCCGCCGGAACCGGCGACTCCCGGCCGGGCTACACCACCCTGGGCTGGGCCGACCGCGTCGCCGACGCGCTGCGCCGCGCCCGCCCCGGGGCGGCCTACCTGAACACCGGCCGGATCGGCGCGACGACCGCCGACACCATCGCCGAGCAGATGAGGCCGGTGCGGGCCTTCGAGCCCGACCTGCTGCACCTGCCCAGCGGCGCCAACGACCTGTTCCGGCGGGAGCCCGACTTCGCCGCGATCGGGCGGGAGATGCACCGGATGTTCGCCCTGGCCGCCGAGACCGGCGCGCAGCTCTCGGTGTTCACCCTGGGCAGGGCATTCGACGTGCCGGGCTTCCCGGACTGGGCGGACCGGGTGCGCCGGCTCAACGCCATCGTCCGCGAGCTGGCCGGCGCCCACGGCGCCGTCCTCGTCGACATGTGGGACCACCCGGCCAACTCCCGCCCGGACCTGCTGAGCGCGGACCGGATCCACTTCGCCGCCCCCGGCCAGGCCCTGCTGGCGGCGGAGACGGTCCGGGCGCTCGCGGGCGTGCTGCCGCCGGACGCCGCGCGGCGTTCCTCCCCGGCGGGAGGGAACGGCTGA
- a CDS encoding RNA polymerase sigma factor: MDRTEQIPEASLVERAQDGDTAAFEALVRRHQHAVYRMALRTLQDEAEAADAAQEAFITAWRRLPDLRDVRTFRAWLLRITARRALNLLRSRRPDIPLDRAGAEPPDPAPGPARQAAATGLREALRVALAGLPPPQRTCWLLREMEGLGYEEIADVVGATPTAVRGRIHRARTRLVEALEPWR, translated from the coding sequence ATGGACCGCACGGAGCAGATCCCCGAGGCGTCCCTGGTGGAGCGCGCTCAGGACGGCGACACCGCGGCCTTCGAGGCGCTGGTCCGCCGGCACCAGCACGCCGTCTACCGGATGGCGCTGCGCACCCTGCAGGACGAGGCGGAGGCCGCCGACGCCGCTCAGGAGGCCTTCATCACCGCCTGGCGGCGCCTTCCCGACCTGCGCGACGTCCGCACGTTCCGCGCCTGGCTGCTGCGCATCACCGCGCGCCGGGCGCTCAACCTGCTCCGCTCCCGCCGCCCCGACATCCCCCTCGACCGGGCGGGGGCGGAGCCGCCCGACCCCGCCCCCGGTCCGGCCCGGCAGGCCGCCGCCACCGGGCTGCGCGAGGCGCTGCGGGTCGCTCTGGCGGGCCTGCCTCCGCCGCAGCGGACCTGCTGGTTACTGAGGGAAATGGAAGGATTGGGATACGAAGAGATAGCCGACGTCGTCGGCGCGACCCCGACCGCCGTGCGCGGCCGCATCCACCGCGCGCGCACCCGTCTCGTGGAGGCGCTTGAACCATGGCGGTAG
- a CDS encoding CsbD family protein: protein MGRLENEFDRAKGKAKEGLGRAAGDEDLEREGGRDRLRADASDAVETAKDKAADAVKNVGKAFGKD from the coding sequence ATGGGACGGCTGGAGAACGAGTTCGACCGGGCGAAGGGGAAGGCCAAGGAGGGCCTGGGCCGCGCCGCCGGCGACGAGGACCTGGAGAGGGAGGGCGGCCGCGACCGCCTCCGCGCCGACGCCTCCGACGCGGTCGAGACCGCGAAGGACAAGGCGGCCGACGCCGTGAAGAACGTCGGGAAGGCCTTCGGCAAGGATTGA
- a CDS encoding amidohydrolase, translating to MRTDLILLSARLLDPGTGRFLPHTALAAADGRITDLGDDRRIRALAGPATTVIDMKGAVVTPGLVDGHSHPFSGAEGTRGVDLSGCTDLESVRAALAAGIRDLAPGAWLRGWGLDPNAFGDQPVGADAIGPVLDGVPAALHLFDMHSMLASRRALELAGVDGPRDFAQAAEVVCGDDGRPTGLLLEEAAGALVEAAAPAPTPAELRAQTAAVLQGMAAAGMTGAHVMDGEGLEVYAGLEAEGALTQRLRIAPWCRPGDGPGALRRLVGEQSRGGRLWRVAGVKLFMDGTIDNGTAWLEIPDSRGESTRPFWPDPAAYTRAVTELHRAGVPTATHAIGDAAVRHALDSVAEAQAGAGAGPRHRIEHIESIPDDALPRFAELGVTASMQPTHCCEFTRADHTDNWSRRLGEERAGRAWRCRDLWEAGATVVLGSDWPIAPYPPLEVMAGARHRRPADLALPPHGAEQALTPLQALQGMTVNAAAAAGEERVAGRIAVGHRADLTAFAEDPLETADTELAGLPVLLTVLDGRPTHRDPAL from the coding sequence ATGCGCACCGACCTGATCCTGCTCTCCGCCCGCCTGCTCGACCCCGGAACCGGCCGGTTCCTGCCGCACACCGCCCTGGCCGCCGCGGACGGGCGGATCACCGACCTCGGCGACGACCGCCGGATCCGCGCCCTGGCCGGCCCGGCGACCACCGTGATCGACATGAAGGGCGCGGTGGTCACCCCCGGCCTGGTCGACGGGCACAGCCACCCGTTCTCCGGCGCCGAGGGCACCCGGGGCGTCGACCTGTCCGGCTGCACCGACCTGGAGTCGGTGCGCGCGGCGCTCGCCGCCGGCATCCGGGACCTGGCCCCCGGCGCCTGGCTGCGCGGCTGGGGCCTGGACCCCAACGCCTTCGGCGACCAGCCGGTCGGCGCCGACGCGATCGGGCCGGTCCTGGACGGGGTCCCCGCCGCCCTGCACCTCTTCGACATGCACTCGATGCTGGCCAGCCGGCGCGCCCTGGAACTGGCCGGCGTCGACGGCCCCCGCGACTTCGCGCAGGCCGCCGAGGTGGTCTGCGGCGACGACGGCCGCCCCACCGGCCTGCTGCTGGAGGAGGCCGCCGGCGCCCTGGTGGAGGCCGCCGCGCCGGCGCCCACCCCCGCCGAGCTCCGCGCCCAGACCGCCGCCGTGCTGCAGGGGATGGCCGCCGCCGGAATGACCGGCGCGCACGTCATGGACGGCGAAGGGCTGGAGGTCTACGCCGGCCTGGAGGCCGAGGGCGCGCTCACCCAGCGGCTGCGCATCGCCCCCTGGTGCCGCCCCGGCGACGGCCCCGGCGCCCTGCGGAGACTGGTCGGCGAGCAGTCCCGCGGCGGGCGGCTGTGGCGGGTCGCCGGGGTCAAGCTGTTCATGGACGGCACCATCGACAACGGCACCGCCTGGCTGGAGATCCCGGACAGCCGCGGCGAGTCCACCCGCCCCTTCTGGCCCGACCCCGCCGCCTACACCCGGGCCGTCACCGAGCTGCACCGGGCCGGGGTGCCCACCGCCACCCACGCCATCGGCGACGCCGCCGTCCGGCACGCCCTCGACTCGGTGGCCGAGGCGCAGGCCGGGGCCGGCGCGGGCCCCCGGCACCGGATCGAGCACATCGAGAGCATCCCCGACGACGCCCTGCCGCGCTTCGCCGAACTGGGCGTCACCGCATCCATGCAGCCCACCCACTGCTGCGAGTTCACCCGCGCCGACCACACCGACAACTGGTCCCGCCGGCTCGGCGAGGAGCGGGCCGGCCGCGCCTGGCGCTGCCGCGACCTGTGGGAGGCCGGCGCCACCGTGGTGCTCGGCTCGGACTGGCCGATCGCCCCCTACCCGCCGCTGGAGGTGATGGCCGGCGCCCGGCACCGCCGCCCCGCCGACCTGGCCCTGCCGCCGCACGGCGCTGAGCAGGCGCTGACCCCGCTGCAGGCGCTGCAGGGCATGACCGTCAACGCCGCGGCCGCCGCCGGGGAGGAGCGCGTCGCCGGGCGCATCGCGGTCGGCCACCGTGCGGACCTCACCGCCTTCGCCGAGGACCCGCTCGAAACCGCCGACACCGAGCTGGCCGGGCTGCCGGTGCTGCTCACCGTCCTGGACGGCCGCCCCACCCACCGGGACCCCGCCCTGTAA
- a CDS encoding YbgA family protein → MVDSGAGAEPGGQGAGRPRIGVSSCLLGEPVRYNGGHCRHRFLTDGLAAHVEWVPVCPEDEIGLGVPRETLHLERAEGGADPGVRVVGTRSGADRTDELAAVADSHRADLDSLDGYVLKNKSPSCGLLGLPVFSGGKRVDGKGRGAFARRLVELHPELPVEEEGRLSDAGLRDHFVERVFAHARLRELFSPGWRPRDLVAFHSRHKLQLMAHSPDAYRALGRITAGAGRGDRARVEADYRSGFHRALALTATPGRHVNALQHAFGMVSSLLDDARRHDMLSAIEAYRAGEVPLTVPATLIRHHCAAEGVAWAAEQSYLAPFPAGLGLRNSLVRG, encoded by the coding sequence ATGGTCGACAGCGGCGCGGGTGCGGAGCCCGGCGGACAGGGGGCGGGGCGACCCCGGATCGGGGTGTCCAGCTGCCTGCTGGGCGAGCCGGTCCGCTACAACGGGGGCCACTGCCGGCACCGGTTCCTCACCGACGGGCTCGCCGCGCACGTGGAGTGGGTGCCGGTCTGCCCCGAGGACGAGATCGGGCTGGGCGTGCCCCGGGAGACCCTGCACCTGGAGCGCGCCGAGGGCGGCGCGGACCCGGGCGTGCGGGTGGTCGGCACCAGGAGCGGGGCGGACCGCACCGACGAGCTCGCCGCGGTCGCCGACTCCCACCGCGCCGACCTGGACTCCCTGGACGGCTACGTGCTGAAGAACAAGTCGCCCAGCTGCGGCCTGCTCGGCCTGCCGGTCTTCTCCGGCGGGAAGCGGGTGGACGGCAAGGGCCGCGGGGCGTTCGCCCGCCGGCTGGTCGAGCTCCACCCGGAGCTGCCGGTCGAGGAGGAGGGCCGGCTCTCCGACGCCGGGCTGCGCGACCACTTCGTGGAGCGGGTCTTCGCCCACGCCCGGTTGCGGGAGCTGTTCTCCCCCGGCTGGCGCCCGCGCGACCTGGTCGCCTTCCACTCCCGGCACAAGCTCCAGCTGATGGCGCACTCCCCCGACGCCTACCGGGCGCTGGGCCGGATCACCGCCGGGGCCGGCCGGGGCGACCGGGCCCGCGTCGAGGCCGACTACCGGTCCGGCTTCCACCGGGCGCTGGCGCTCACGGCCACCCCGGGCCGGCACGTCAACGCGCTGCAGCACGCCTTCGGCATGGTCAGCAGCTTGCTGGACGACGCCCGCCGGCACGACATGCTCTCCGCGATCGAGGCCTACCGGGCGGGCGAGGTCCCGCTGACCGTCCCGGCGACGCTGATCCGCCACCACTGCGCCGCCGAGGGCGTCGCCTGGGCGGCCGAGCAGTCCTACCTGGCCCCCTTCCCCGCCGGCCTGGGGCTGCGCAACTCCCTGGTGCGCGGTTGA
- a CDS encoding alkaline shock response membrane anchor protein AmaP, with protein sequence MDRRTARGNRIGLALLGLASAAIGGAGLAAGYGAWGPGPDGRVLPAGLAGAAGPWAPYLPYAGAALALLAALAALGWILGQARTGAIARTALEETGAGAVAVSASALQEAVRGRAGGYPGVRSVRLRAAGPADAPRLWIDLALEDDADPAELCRRLRTEALPELRAALGADRLPAVLRLTVPRPILGRGRAGRLD encoded by the coding sequence ATGGACCGCAGGACGGCGCGCGGCAACCGGATCGGGCTGGCACTGCTCGGCCTGGCGTCGGCGGCCATCGGCGGCGCGGGGCTGGCGGCGGGGTACGGGGCGTGGGGGCCGGGGCCGGACGGCCGGGTGCTCCCGGCCGGCCTCGCCGGGGCGGCCGGCCCGTGGGCGCCCTACCTGCCCTACGCGGGGGCGGCGCTCGCGCTGCTGGCGGCGCTGGCCGCGCTCGGCTGGATCCTGGGCCAGGCGCGTACCGGGGCGATCGCCCGGACCGCCCTGGAGGAGACCGGGGCGGGGGCGGTCGCGGTCTCCGCGTCGGCGCTGCAGGAGGCGGTGCGCGGCAGGGCCGGCGGCTACCCGGGGGTGCGCTCGGTGCGGCTGCGCGCGGCGGGCCCCGCCGACGCCCCGCGGCTCTGGATCGACCTGGCCCTGGAGGACGACGCCGACCCGGCGGAGCTCTGCCGCCGGCTGCGCACGGAGGCCCTGCCCGAACTGCGCGCCGCCCTGGGCGCCGACCGCCTCCCCGCGGTCCTCCGCCTGACGGTGCCCCGGCCGATCCTCGGCCGAGGCAGGGCCGGCCGACTCGACTGA
- a CDS encoding MFS transporter, whose product MAPDETRGSTADRGSGRAGAPAPGAVLALACAAQFMVVLDVSVVNVALPSIRAALDFRPADLQWVAGAYALAFAGLLLLGGRLADVYGCRRVLIAGLAVFTAASLAGGAAWTPGLLIAARAAQGLGAAVLAPATLTVLTTAFPDGPARTRALATWAAVGVAGGAAGNLVGGLLTDALSWRAILLVNVPVGIAAIAAAARFTGPDRRRAGGRGRLDLPGAIAATTGVTALTYGVTRVPEHGWTDPATAAALAGGGIALALFAAVEVRFARAPLVPPRLLRDRAVAAGCAVTLLAGACFQIPMWYFLTLYMQDVLGYGALATGLGFLPHTLVAMAAGRWLTPPAMRRVDARALVLAGALIAAAGFAWQAAAAPAGTYAAAVLGPAVVFSLGGGLLTTPLTAIVVSGAGDADAGAVSGLLNTAKQVGGALGLAVLVTLAGPVAGAAGHGRVFWIIAGLQLAVAAAALALPSRPPR is encoded by the coding sequence ATGGCGCCCGACGAAACCCGGGGCTCCACCGCCGACCGGGGGAGCGGGCGCGCCGGCGCCCCCGCCCCCGGCGCGGTGCTCGCGCTGGCCTGCGCCGCGCAGTTCATGGTGGTCCTCGACGTCTCCGTGGTGAACGTCGCGCTGCCCTCGATCCGGGCCGCACTGGACTTCCGGCCGGCGGACCTGCAGTGGGTGGCCGGCGCCTACGCGCTGGCCTTCGCCGGGCTCCTGCTCCTCGGCGGGCGGCTGGCCGACGTGTACGGGTGCAGGCGGGTGCTGATCGCCGGGCTCGCCGTGTTCACGGCGGCGAGCCTGGCCGGCGGGGCGGCCTGGACCCCGGGCCTGCTGATCGCCGCCCGCGCCGCCCAGGGGCTGGGGGCGGCCGTGCTCGCCCCCGCCACCCTCACCGTGCTGACCACCGCCTTCCCCGACGGGCCCGCCCGCACCCGGGCGCTGGCCACCTGGGCCGCGGTCGGCGTGGCCGGCGGTGCGGCGGGCAACCTGGTGGGCGGCCTGCTCACCGACGCGCTGTCCTGGCGCGCCATCCTGCTGGTCAACGTGCCGGTCGGGATCGCCGCCATCGCCGCGGCGGCGCGCTTCACCGGCCCGGACCGCCGACGGGCGGGCGGCCGGGGCCGACTCGACCTCCCCGGCGCGATCGCGGCGACCACCGGGGTCACCGCGCTCACCTACGGCGTCACCCGGGTCCCGGAGCACGGCTGGACCGATCCGGCCACCGCGGCCGCGCTGGCCGGCGGCGGCATCGCGCTGGCGCTGTTCGCCGCGGTCGAGGTGCGGTTCGCCCGCGCGCCGCTGGTGCCGCCCCGGCTGCTGCGCGACCGCGCGGTCGCCGCGGGCTGCGCGGTGACGCTGCTGGCCGGCGCCTGCTTCCAGATACCGATGTGGTACTTCCTCACCCTGTACATGCAGGACGTCCTGGGCTACGGGGCGCTGGCGACGGGCCTGGGGTTCCTTCCGCACACCCTGGTCGCCATGGCGGCCGGCCGGTGGCTGACCCCGCCGGCCATGCGCCGGGTCGACGCCCGCGCGCTGGTCCTCGCCGGCGCCCTCATCGCGGCCGCGGGCTTCGCCTGGCAGGCGGCCGCGGCACCGGCCGGAACCTACGCCGCGGCGGTCCTGGGCCCCGCGGTCGTCTTCTCCCTCGGTGGCGGGCTGCTCACCACCCCGCTCACCGCCATCGTCGTCTCCGGGGCCGGCGACGCGGACGCCGGAGCCGTCTCCGGCCTGCTGAACACCGCCAAGCAGGTGGGCGGGGCGCTCGGGCTCGCGGTGCTGGTGACCCTGGCCGGCCCGGTGGCCGGCGCCGCCGGCCACGGCAGGGTCTTCTGGATCATCGCCGGCCTCCAGCTCGCCGTCGCCGCGGCCGCCCTGGCCCTGCCCTCCCGCCCTCCCCGCTGA
- a CDS encoding TetR/AcrR family transcriptional regulator gives MGHRTRGPGAHHEERRAQIADAVLAIAAERGLAAVSQSEVAARAGVSPGRVQHYFPAKQGLIEAAFDRGNALSSARIAAAAERSAAPRDVLTAVLTELIPYDEETRAHMRVRQAFTALALSDEAIAERMRSEYERFHRRVADLLPRNADPAATAVSLTALAEGLAYYVLIGAHPAEAARARVLAAIAEAHPAG, from the coding sequence ATGGGCCACCGGACCCGCGGGCCCGGCGCGCACCACGAGGAGCGCCGGGCCCAGATCGCCGACGCGGTCCTCGCGATCGCGGCCGAGCGCGGCCTGGCCGCGGTGTCGCAGAGCGAGGTGGCGGCCCGCGCCGGCGTCTCCCCCGGCCGGGTGCAGCACTACTTCCCCGCCAAGCAGGGGCTGATCGAGGCCGCCTTCGACCGGGGCAACGCACTGAGCAGCGCCCGGATCGCGGCCGCGGCGGAGCGGTCCGCGGCCCCGCGCGACGTACTGACCGCGGTGCTGACCGAGCTCATCCCCTACGACGAGGAGACCCGCGCGCACATGCGGGTCCGCCAGGCGTTCACCGCGCTCGCCCTGTCCGACGAGGCCATCGCCGAGCGGATGCGCTCCGAGTACGAGCGCTTCCACCGCCGGGTCGCGGACCTGCTGCCGCGCAACGCCGACCCGGCGGCGACCGCCGTGTCGCTCACCGCCCTGGCCGAGGGGCTGGCCTACTACGTCCTCATCGGCGCCCACCCCGCAGAGGCCGCCCGCGCCCGCGTGCTCGCCGCGATCGCCGAGGCCCATCCCGCCGGTTGA
- a CDS encoding Asp23/Gls24 family envelope stress response protein, translating into MTQSVNEKQDGAPKAERRDAGRRSGGRELVTAEGRTSIADHVVAKIAGMAAREVNGVHQMGGGAARAFGAVRDRIPGSTSTSTASRGVGVEVGERQAAVDIQLVVEYGVSIPDLAAAVRRNVITGIERMTGLEVTEVNIDVDDIHLPDEENGTATAAGAGAEPRVQ; encoded by the coding sequence ATGACGCAGAGCGTGAACGAGAAGCAGGACGGCGCGCCCAAGGCGGAGCGCCGGGACGCCGGGCGGCGGAGCGGCGGCCGCGAGCTGGTCACGGCCGAGGGCCGGACCTCCATCGCCGACCACGTGGTCGCCAAGATCGCCGGGATGGCGGCCCGCGAGGTCAACGGGGTCCACCAGATGGGCGGCGGCGCGGCCCGAGCGTTCGGCGCGGTCCGCGACCGGATCCCGGGTTCCACCTCCACCTCCACCGCCTCCCGCGGGGTCGGCGTGGAGGTCGGCGAGCGGCAGGCCGCCGTCGACATCCAGCTGGTCGTCGAGTACGGGGTGTCCATCCCCGATCTGGCGGCGGCGGTGCGGCGCAACGTCATCACCGGCATCGAGCGGATGACCGGGCTGGAGGTCACCGAGGTCAACATCGACGTCGACGACATCCACCTGCCCGATGAGGAGAACGGCACCGCCACCGCCGCCGGCGCCGGCGCCGAGCCCCGGGTGCAGTGA
- a CDS encoding DUF6286 domain-containing protein, translating to MTAVPEDTAPARAEGRARRAAARAFRPRRALPALLAGAAVLAASGAVAADLVSALLGSPLHLLPRGVLPAAAGARWGDLPVRAACAGAVLLGLVLLGAAVLPGRGRWLALRTGDPDLAMGVSRGGARHLLAAEASRVDGVRRARVALRGRRVRVRARVRRYRGREAADEVRAAVQRRLDGLDPLRAMRVRARVRRDRT from the coding sequence GTGACCGCGGTCCCGGAAGACACCGCGCCGGCCCGGGCCGAGGGGCGGGCGCGCCGCGCCGCCGCGCGCGCCTTCCGCCCCCGCCGCGCCCTTCCCGCGCTGCTCGCCGGGGCCGCGGTGCTGGCCGCGTCGGGCGCGGTCGCCGCGGACCTGGTCTCGGCGCTGCTCGGTTCGCCGCTGCACCTGCTGCCGCGCGGTGTGCTGCCGGCCGCGGCCGGTGCGCGCTGGGGTGACCTGCCGGTCCGCGCCGCCTGCGCCGGCGCGGTGCTGCTCGGCCTGGTCCTGCTGGGAGCGGCCGTGCTGCCCGGCCGGGGCCGGTGGCTGGCGCTGCGCACCGGCGACCCCGACCTGGCCATGGGGGTCTCCCGCGGCGGCGCGCGGCATCTGCTGGCCGCGGAGGCCTCCCGGGTGGACGGGGTGCGCCGGGCGCGGGTCGCCCTCCGCGGCCGGCGGGTGCGGGTGCGGGCCCGGGTCCGCCGGTACCGGGGGCGCGAGGCGGCCGATGAGGTGCGCGCCGCCGTCCAGCGGCGGCTGGACGGGCTCGACCCGCTGCGCGCGATGCGGGTGCGGGCCCGGGTCCGCCGGGACCGGACGTGA
- a CDS encoding universal stress protein yields the protein MAGGNGGADGEVVVGVDGSRTARRALEWAAEAAAGRGAGLVVLHAVSMPLLSTPFDRPVRLPPTPEVAERASSLLAEAVADIEAARPGLPLRTRVSASDPAPALINASKQAALVVVGSRGLGGAGSLFLGSVSIRVAAHSRCPVVVVPPGEGRRNGRRRVVTGVDGSSGSAAALRFALEEAARTGAGLTVVHAWEPRRPVDPFMPGTDPDEAERRTIEAYADKQVRRMLDEAGDGRTGDVPVRVLVVWDQPAHALLEAGAEADMIVVGSRGRGGFRGLLLGSVSQAVLHHAPVPVAVVRTHAEGPAH from the coding sequence ATGGCCGGCGGAAACGGTGGGGCCGACGGCGAGGTCGTCGTCGGCGTGGACGGCTCGCGGACGGCCCGCAGGGCGCTCGAATGGGCCGCCGAGGCGGCCGCCGGCCGCGGCGCCGGACTGGTCGTGCTGCACGCGGTGAGCATGCCGCTGCTCAGCACGCCGTTCGACCGGCCGGTGCGGCTGCCGCCCACGCCCGAGGTGGCCGAGCGGGCGTCGTCCCTGCTGGCGGAGGCGGTCGCGGACATCGAGGCCGCCCGGCCCGGGCTGCCGCTGCGCACCCGCGTCTCCGCCTCGGACCCGGCCCCGGCGCTGATCAACGCCTCCAAGCAGGCCGCGCTGGTCGTCGTCGGCTCCCGAGGGCTGGGCGGCGCCGGATCGCTCTTCCTCGGCTCGGTGAGCATCCGGGTCGCCGCGCACTCCCGCTGCCCGGTGGTCGTGGTGCCGCCCGGGGAGGGCAGGCGCAACGGGCGGCGCCGGGTGGTGACGGGCGTCGACGGCTCGTCCGGCTCCGCGGCCGCGCTGCGGTTCGCCCTGGAGGAGGCGGCCCGGACCGGCGCCGGCCTCACCGTCGTGCACGCCTGGGAGCCGCGCCGCCCGGTCGACCCGTTCATGCCCGGCACCGACCCGGACGAGGCCGAGCGCCGCACCATCGAGGCCTACGCCGACAAGCAGGTGCGCCGGATGCTGGACGAGGCCGGCGACGGGCGGACCGGGGACGTGCCGGTGCGCGTCCTGGTGGTCTGGGACCAGCCGGCGCACGCCCTGCTCGAAGCGGGCGCCGAAGCGGACATGATCGTCGTCGGCTCCCGCGGCCGGGGCGGCTTCCGCGGGCTGCTGCTCGGCTCGGTCAGCCAGGCGGTCCTGCACCACGCCCCGGTCCCGGTGGCGGTGGTGCGCACCCACGCCGAGGGCCCCGCGCACTGA